The following are from one region of the Salvia hispanica cultivar TCC Black 2014 chromosome 1, UniMelb_Shisp_WGS_1.0, whole genome shotgun sequence genome:
- the LOC125206729 gene encoding uncharacterized protein At2g39910, producing MANSSSSLLQDLIRLSEPLKESLLQTHYAPPETYATFSVKSELISLLPDAAISDAALPSKIKDFALFCAALASASNSTSQHLSWIPSSLSIHAASAFEEFSSAYYGDGDDDDAHAKCSTKGVAELELDLRGAADNGKKLLIELIPEIFPLLKDRIKESAIDAKDENDRVSAASARAPVASAVLAAYQLRWIVEQVDAPYIGKLCLLMIPCLLTALDHWSPEVKGQGMISFIHLAKTVNAAEIGGYADVVLDACCQNIASDDEIWQYVVEMSVLLIALLQKNNPRSSWCEKLLSEMLNHLERQPRNKQRRVVWLTHSEPLLDTLGLVLLAHFRRLFPLFFKWMHADDDETVLLVLERLTAVVRLTWIRNSPHIERLIDELVTLYKDAALKVAREDIRSLTLQILKLIQTSKRPQFDATWLKYKDDPNLAPLVPSLT from the exons ATGGCGaattcatcttcttcccttCTTCAAGATCTCATCAG ATTATCAGAACCTCTGAAAGAATCACTCCTCCAAACCCATTACGCTCCGCCAGAAACCTACGCCACTTTCTCCGTTAAATCGGAGCTCATCTCTCTCTTGCCAGACGCAGCAATCTCCGACGCCGCTCTCCCAAGCAAAATCAAAGACTTCGCCTTGTTCTGCGCGGCGTTGGCTTCCGCTTCCAATTCCACCTCCCAACACCTCTCGTGGATCCCCAGCTCACTCTCAATTCACGCCGCTTCCGCTTTCGAAGAATTCTCGAGTGCTTACTACGGTGATGGTGACGACGATGACGCGCACGCCAAGTGTTCGACGAAAGGCGTAGCTGAACTGGAGTTGGATTTGCGTGGTGCGGCAGATAATGGAAAGAAGCTCTTGATCGAGCTCATACCGGAGATCTTTCCATTGCTGAAGGATAGAATTAAGGAGAGTGCAATTGATGCGAAAGACGAGAATGATCGAGTTTCAGCTGCAAGTGCTCGGGCTCCAGTGGCCTCCGCTGTTTTGGCGGCCTATCAGCTGAGATGGATTGTTGAACAG GTGGATGCTCCATATATAGGGAAGCTTTGCTTGTTGATGATCCCGTGTTTGTTGACGGCGCTTGATCACTGGTCTCCAGAAGTGAAA GGCCAAGGCATGATAAGCTTTATACATCTTGCGAAAACAGTAAATGCTGCAGAGATTGGTGGATATGCGGATGTAGTTCTCGATGCTTGCTGTCAAAACATTGCTTCTGATGATGAGATATGGCAGTATGTGGTGGAGATGTCAGTGCTTCTCATCGCGTTACTTCAGAAGAATAATCCTCGTAGTTCATG GTGTGAGAAGCTGCTGAGTGAGATGTTAAACCATTTAGAAAGGCAACCAAGAAATAAGCAGCGGCGTGTTGTGTGGCTAACACACAGCGAGCCTTTGCTCGACACTCTTGGACTCGTACTGCTAGCCCATTTTAGACGCCTTTTCCCCCTTTTCTTCAAATGGATGCATGCTGATGATGACGAAACTGTTTTATTG GTTCTTGAACGTTTGACGGCTGTCGTGAGACTTACATGGATAAGGAATTCTCCACACATAGAAAG GTTGATTGACGAACTTGTAACTCTATATAAGGATGCAGCATTGAAAGTAGCTCGTGAAGATATTCGATCACTAACTCTTCAGATTCTAAAGCTGATCCAGAC GTCGAAAAGACCACAGTTCGATGCAACCTGGTTGAAGTATAAAGATGACCCAAACTTAGCACCTCTCGTGCCATCCTTAACCTAA
- the LOC125219593 gene encoding LIM domain-containing protein WLIM2b-like, protein MSFTGTQQKCKACEKTVYPVELLSADGVSYHKSCFKCSHCKGTLKLSSYSSMEGVLYCKPHYEQLFKETGSFTKNFQSPAKSAEKLTPEMTRSPSKAAGMFSGTQEKCATCGKTAYPLEKVTVESLSYHKSCFKCSHGGCSLTPSNYAALDGVLYCKPHFSQLFKEKGSYNHVLKSASMKRPTAVVPDSST, encoded by the exons ATGTCTTTCACTGGGACGCAGCAGAAATGCAAGGCCTGTGAGAAGACTGTTTATCCAGTGGAATTGTTGTCTGCTGATGGAGTTAGCTATCACAAATCTTGCTTCAAATGTTCCCATTGCAAAGGAACCCTCAAG CTGAGCAGTTATTCGTCGATGGAGGGTGTTCTCTATTGCAAGCCTCACTATGAGCAACTTTTCAAGGAGACTGGCAGTTTCACCAAGAACTTTCAGTCAC CTGCAAAGTCAGCTGAGAAGTTAACCCCGGAGATG ACAAGATCGCCTAGCAAGGCTGCTGGCATGTTCTCTGGGACACAAGAGAAATGTGCAACGTGCGGTAAAACAGCTTACCCACTTGAAAAG GTGACTGTTGAAAGCCTGAGTTACCACAAGTCCTGTTTCAAGTGTTCTCACGGAGGATGCTCTCTAACTCCGTCAAACTATGCTGCCCTAGACGGCGTCCTATACTGCAAGCCCCATTTTTCGCAGCTCTTCAAAGAAAAGGGGAGCTACAACCATGTGCTCAAGTCTGCATCAATGAAACGCCCGACTGCAGTTGTTCCCGACTCTTCAACATGA
- the LOC125213502 gene encoding disease resistance protein RGA2-like: MEGEAAAAVLQVLVQNLIDHSKKEFSLVRGLKKEAAKLTDRLGTLQQFLKDAEMRTIPGGSVKRWLKRLENVAFDADNVLDEFNYHLLCKQIKPIMPNEPIKPMKHKVLSCFSSPCVKYSRSRNMALRIQEINENLEVINKEAADLGLKEMLATNVPTLPDVSRETDSFTLDPIFIGRDEEVSKVVEIVMTSVTTDERVSIHAIVGMGGLGKTTLTRKVFHLLKEKNLFGSYIWVHVSQIFDPMALLKKILKELAPHKIETEMSKQDTMKKLEESLKEETYLLILDDVWNQDRPAWDGFIQSLLGVSSIKGNVIVVTTRIKEVASTVSPHCPHELKELCEEDCLSIIKEKSFGKKDFPLEFEAIGRKIAKRCKGLPLAANVVGGVLRNKTKAKWISIEQKWLAHNEGAHITDILRLSYDELSVPSLKKCFAYCSVFPKGHGFGKQELVEYWMAEGFLEVDGNNDLEVVGENFFNILLDNSLLQITRRYNDRVECVMHDLLHDLAYSILGGSQDASDIVPVRYMSLEDKVQMSPCFNFWKLSSLEILECPNLRGLPDGLCTLKSLEKLIIRDCPNLEHMGVQQSEGSITLTCLKELEIEECNALVYLPCELLGSSLETLRLVNLSSLKNVAEIIDCLPKLARLTRLKILGFPRFLAFNYYRGNHILELDFSVMGSMETVDGILQGCNFSSIRGLELKGREGWKNLPEIWN, encoded by the exons ATGGAGGGAGAAGCTGCTGCCGCCGTCCTTCAAGTACTTGTTCAAAACCTCATCGACCATTCCAAGAAAGAGTTCTCACTTGTCCGAGGCCTCAAAAAAGAAGCAGCAAAGCTGACCGATCGTTTGGGTACACTCCAGCAATTCTTGAAGGATGCAGAGATGCGTACCATTCCCGGTGGATCTGTCAAAAGGTGGCTCAAGAGGCTTGAAAATGTGGCCTTCGATGCTGACAACGTTTTGGATGAGTTCAACTATCATCTCCTCTGCAAACAAATCAAGCCCATCATGCCCAACGAACCCATCAAACCCATGAAACATAAGGTACTCTCATGCTTCTCCTCACCATGCGTTAAATATTCACGCTCCCGAAATATGGCTCTTAGGATCCAAGAAATCAATGAGAACTTGGAGGTCATTAACAAAGAGGCTGCGGATCTTGGCCTCAAAGAGATGCTTGCCACCAATGTGCCCACTTTGCCTGATGTGTCTCGTGAAACTGACTCGTTCACTCTTGAtccaatttttattggaaGAGATGAGGAGGTCTCGAAAGTAGTTGAGATTGTTATGACTAGTGTCACAACTGATGAACGTGTTTCTATTCATGCTATTGTGGGAATGGGAGGATTGGGGAAGACTACTTTGACTAGGAAAGTCTTTCatcttttaaaagaaaagaatctGTTTGGATCATATATTTGGGTGCatgtttctcaaatttttgatCCAATGGCTCTTCTAAAGAAAATCCTCAAAGAGTTAGCTCctcataaaattgaaactgaGATGAGTAAGCAAGATACTATGAAAAAGTTGGAAGAAAGTTTGAAAGAAGAAACTTATCTTCTTATTCTTGACGATGTTTGGAATCAAGATCGTCCCGCATGGGATGGTTTTATCCAATCCTTGTTGGGCGTTAGTTCTATTAAGGGAAATGTTATTGTTGTTACCACCAGAATTAAGGAGGTTGCTTCAACTGTGAGTCCACATTGTCCACACGAGTTGAAAGAGTTATGCGAAGAAGATTGTTTGTCAATTATCAAAGAAAAAAGCTTTGGAAAAAAAGATTTTCCATTGGAATTTGAGGCTATCGGGAGAAAAATTGCGAAAAGATGTAAAGGTTTGCCGTTAGCCGCCAATGTAGTTGGTGGAGTATTGcgaaataaaactaaagcaaaatGGATCTCAATCGAACAGAAATGGCTTGCACACAATGAAGGAGCTCATATCACAGATATATTGAGGTTGAGCTATGATGAATTGTCTGTACCATCACTCAAGAAGTGTTTTGCATATTGTTCTGTTTTTCCTAAAGGTCATGGATTTGGAAAGCAGGAATTGGTTGAGTATTGGATGGCGGAAGGATTTCTTGAAGTTGATGGAAATAATGACTTGGAAGTTGTGGGAGAAAACTTTTTCAATATACTTCTGGACAACTCTTTACTGCAAATTACAAGAAGATATAATGATCGGGTGGAATGTGTGATGCACGATCTTCTGCATGATCTTGCATATTCTATTTTAGGTGGTTCTCAAGATGCATCTGACATCGTCCCAGTTCGATACATGTCCCTTGAAGACAA AGTTCAAATGTCTCCATGTTTTAACTTTTGGAAGCTGTCGAGTTTGGAGATATTGGAATGCCCCAATTTGAGAGGACTACCAGACGGTCTGTGCACCCTCAAATCTTTGGAGAAGTTGATTATAAGGGATTGTCCAAATTTGGAACATATGGGCGTACAACAATCAGAAGGAAGCATCACCCTCACATGTCTTAAAGAGTTGGAGATTGAGGAGTGCAATGCTTTGGTGTATCTGCCATGTGAACTGCTAGGATCCTCGCTTGAGACACTGAGGTTGGTGAATTTAAGTAGCCTAAAGAATGTAGCCGAGATAATTGACTGTCTGCCTAAATTGGCCCGTCTAACACGTTTGAAAATTCTTGGTTTTCCTCGATTTTTGGCCTTTAACTATTATAGAGGTAATCATATCCTGGAATTAGATTTTAGTGTGATGGGATCAATGGAGACTGTTGATGGCATATTGCAAGGATGCAACTTCTCCTCAATTAGGGGATTGGAATTGAAGGGGAGGGAAGGTTGGAAAAATCTGCCGgagatttggaattga
- the LOC125204029 gene encoding probable sugar phosphate/phosphate translocator At3g11320: protein MKSTGRFFTIGLVTSWYSSNIGVLLLNKYLLSNYGFKYPIFLTMCHMTACALLSYIAIAWMKVVPMQTIRSRVQFMKISALSLIFCTSVVSGNISLKYLPVSFNQAIGATTPFFTAVFAYLMTLKREAWLTYVTLIPVVTGVVIASGGEPSFHLFGFLMCVGATAARALKSVVQGILLSSEGEKLNSMNLLLYMAPIAVVLLLPATLFMEENVVGITLALAREDVRIIWLLLFNSALAYFVNLTNFLVTKHTSALTLQVLGNAKGAVAVVVSILIFKNPVSVTGMLGYSLTVIGVILYSEAKKRSK from the exons ATGAAATCCACGGGCCGATTCTTCACGATCGGGCTGGTGACGTCGTGGTACTCGTCCAACATTGGGGTTTTGCTGCTGAACAAGTACCTGCTGAGCAATTACGGCTTCAAGTACCCGATTTTCCTCACCATGTGCCACATGACGGCGTGCGCGCTGCTCAGCTACATCGCCATTGCGTGGATGAAGGTCGTGCCGATGCAGACGATAAGATCTAGGGTTCAGTTCATGAAGATCTCGGCTCTCAGCTTGATCTTCTGCACCTCGGTCGTCAGCGGCAACATTTCGCTCAAGTACTTGCCGGTCAGCTTCAATCAGGCCATCGGCGCCACCACGCCCTTCTTCACCGCCGTCTTCGCCTACTTGATGACTCTCAAGAGGGAGGCGTGGTTGACTTACGTGACTCTGATTCCTGTGGTCACCGGAGTCGTCATCGCCAGTGGG GGTGAGCCGAGTTTCCATTTGTTCGGTTTTCTAATGTGTGTCGGAGCAACAGCTGCAAGGGCACTGAAATCAGTGGTTCAGGGGATTTTGCTTTCGTCTGAAGG GGAAAAATTGAATTCTATGAACCTGCTGCTGTACATGGCTCCTATAGCTGTTGTGTTGCTGCTTCCCGCTACGCTTTTTATGGAGGAAAACGTTGTTGGTATCACATTAGCATTAGCTAGAGAAGATGTCAGAATTATTTGGTTGCTGTTGTTCAACTCTGCGCTGGCGTATTTCGTAAATTTGACCAACTTTCTGGTCACGAAACACACCAGTGCTCTAACTCTTCag GTGCTTGGAAATGCGAAAGGGGCAGTAGCAGTGGTCGTCTCCATACTGATCTTCAAGAATCCCGTCTCTGTAACGGGGATGCTTGGATACTCCCTTACCGTCATTGGTGTTATCCTCTATAGTGAAGCCAAGAAGCGCAGCAAATGA